A window of the Isosphaera pallida ATCC 43644 genome harbors these coding sequences:
- a CDS encoding vWA domain-containing protein: protein MTIWNRGRVISGESPLTDGRSILSSAALHVLLLAVLISVPIPRLASFEASTTLTLVGEVVDPAEPTPMIPTPTPGGAPGDLGGLGEIAVTVKGPGETANESALGRLLDEVLTTTGTDGRNPSTPPLPSTTGLGLLADDSVGGGGGFGGGSGGGRGRGVGPGTEFFGVKENAGSFAYVIDTSGSMARNRALNVAKAELLASLERLPPEARFGVVFYSLTPRFYERTLLPANPAEKAKFRNYLENVKPFGGTDHIAALRESLKLGAEVVYFLTDAELMTESEAEEVLRQVGSTRIHAIEFGVGPDLSTTNPLKNLTRATGGSHRYIDTNTFNRRSR from the coding sequence ATGACCATCTGGAACCGAGGGCGCGTGATCTCCGGCGAATCGCCCTTGACCGACGGCCGCTCGATCCTAAGTTCCGCCGCGCTGCACGTACTGCTTTTGGCGGTCTTGATCAGCGTACCGATTCCCCGCCTGGCCTCGTTCGAGGCCTCAACGACGTTGACGCTAGTCGGCGAAGTGGTCGATCCCGCCGAACCGACCCCGATGATCCCCACGCCCACGCCCGGTGGCGCACCTGGCGACCTGGGCGGCTTGGGCGAGATTGCCGTCACGGTCAAAGGGCCGGGTGAAACCGCTAACGAATCGGCTCTGGGCCGTTTGCTCGACGAGGTGCTGACCACAACAGGCACCGATGGACGGAATCCCTCCACTCCGCCTCTGCCCTCGACCACCGGTCTGGGGCTGCTGGCCGACGACAGCGTTGGTGGAGGCGGAGGCTTCGGCGGTGGCTCGGGCGGTGGCCGCGGCCGAGGGGTCGGACCCGGGACTGAGTTCTTCGGCGTCAAGGAAAACGCCGGTTCGTTCGCCTATGTGATCGACACCTCCGGCAGCATGGCCCGCAACCGCGCATTGAATGTCGCCAAGGCCGAACTGCTCGCCAGCCTGGAACGCCTGCCGCCCGAAGCTCGGTTCGGCGTGGTCTTCTATTCGCTCACCCCTCGATTCTACGAACGCACCTTGTTGCCGGCCAACCCGGCGGAAAAGGCCAAGTTCCGCAACTATCTTGAGAATGTCAAACCCTTTGGCGGCACCGATCACATCGCGGCGCTTCGGGAATCGCTCAAACTCGGGGCCGAAGTGGTCTACTTCCTCACCGACGCCGAACTCATGACCGAATCGGAGGCCGAAGAGGTGCTACGCCAGGTCGGCTCGACCCGCATCCACGCCATCGAATTCGGGGTTGGCCCCGATCTCTCGACAACCAACCCGCTCAAGAACCTCACCCGGGCCACCGGTGGGTCGCATCGCTATATCGACACCAACACCTTCAACCGCCGATCCCGCTGA
- a CDS encoding ExbD/TolR family protein, whose amino-acid sequence MTTPLPWPQPNPGSGPESNHAVNATAASASTDFNPFDPVSVGPHPREFGFATRGEAGGFLSSPLKARRLGLGPRGADPAASPELQVAPMLDMAFQLLAFFILTFQTPSTESRIDLELPAQPQAIVAPVASDSRQLSQFPRLEDSRFDLGLDDRLILKVVADPDGRIASMSLAEGGTPVADLNDLFIRVARYAEALGEESPLTVVLRADDRLRHEEASRILERLAAAGVGSIRLEGLPANSSGDIRP is encoded by the coding sequence GTGACCACGCCGCTCCCTTGGCCACAACCCAACCCCGGCTCTGGTCCCGAGTCCAACCACGCCGTGAACGCGACAGCGGCTTCAGCCTCAACCGACTTCAACCCGTTCGATCCCGTCTCGGTCGGACCCCACCCCCGCGAGTTCGGCTTTGCGACGCGTGGCGAGGCGGGCGGGTTCCTCTCCTCACCGCTCAAGGCGCGACGGTTGGGGCTGGGTCCCCGAGGAGCTGACCCCGCGGCCAGCCCCGAGCTGCAAGTCGCGCCGATGCTCGACATGGCCTTCCAGTTGCTGGCGTTTTTCATCCTGACCTTTCAAACCCCAAGCACCGAGTCGCGCATCGACCTGGAACTTCCCGCTCAACCCCAGGCGATCGTTGCGCCCGTCGCCTCGGATTCCCGACAGCTATCGCAATTCCCACGTTTGGAGGATTCCAGGTTCGATCTGGGTTTAGATGATCGTCTGATTTTGAAGGTCGTCGCCGACCCGGATGGGCGGATCGCCTCGATGAGCCTGGCGGAGGGCGGCACTCCGGTGGCCGACCTCAACGACCTCTTCATCCGAGTCGCTCGCTACGCCGAAGCACTTGGAGAGGAGTCGCCGTTGACGGTGGTGTTGCGGGCTGACGATCGATTGAGGCATGAGGAAGCGTCTCGAATTCTAGAGCGACTGGCAGCCGCTGGGGTCGGCTCGATTCGCCTGGAGGGGTTGCCCGCCAACTCGTCGGGAGACATCCGGCCATGA
- a CDS encoding ExbD/TolR family protein: MSIGDATRRSDLMAIAATFDDRGERNDIGGWAGGGEPAAWPQRRGNHVRRNARLSRFTPNLTPLLDVVLQLVTFFMMLVHFGTRVEGETLLVNLPEVPAALPSRDLAIDRLAVAIDAAGRLMVDDQLIDSSTSRQWWAAQARDRRLARAATGLGRAAADTLPTVVIVRADRAATYGAVRRVLAEAQSQGFQTFSVIVKRDRGAGGSP; this comes from the coding sequence ATGTCGATCGGAGACGCGACGCGACGGAGCGACCTCATGGCGATTGCGGCCACCTTTGACGACCGTGGCGAACGCAACGACATCGGCGGTTGGGCAGGCGGCGGAGAACCAGCCGCCTGGCCGCAACGACGAGGAAACCACGTGCGCCGGAATGCTCGTCTCAGCCGCTTCACCCCCAACTTGACCCCGTTGCTGGACGTGGTGCTGCAACTGGTGACATTTTTCATGATGTTGGTTCACTTCGGTACGCGAGTGGAGGGAGAAACGCTGCTGGTCAACCTGCCCGAAGTGCCCGCAGCGCTGCCGTCACGCGACCTGGCCATCGACCGCTTGGCTGTAGCGATCGACGCCGCGGGTCGCCTGATGGTGGACGATCAGCTCATCGACTCCTCAACCAGCCGGCAATGGTGGGCCGCTCAGGCCCGCGACCGCCGTCTGGCCCGCGCTGCCACCGGTTTGGGACGCGCCGCGGCCGACACCCTGCCCACCGTGGTCATTGTGCGCGCTGATCGCGCAGCCACCTACGGCGCGGTGCGTCGCGTGCTAGCCGAGGCCCAGTCCCAAGGCTTTCAGACCTTTAGCGTGATCGTCAAACGCGATCGGGGCGCGGGAGGATCGCCGTGA
- a CDS encoding MotA/TolQ/ExbB proton channel family protein, which produces MFVLVTAVILTLHTVAVAWPLGDPASVAAQTITLDPPATPSLTPPASPGEDDGGEFGGGFASTKVNEPDTRSFLNWMIEASGPIGWLILFLSFYLVALVIWMALKLRREVAIPSGLVRELEELLDQKAYSDAFQRISADDSYLARCLAAGLRKLPSGPAAARRAMETANEDVAMEFEHRITYLATVGTLGPMIGLVGTVYGMIISFRVIATAGAAPQASDLAMGISTALFATLEGVTLSIPAIYFHALFRNKIARLSLDVETTGEHLFERFAKGYRAPHPLAAGGVVAGGGHPGPVGSFGAASLPSPRAGDDETRAGHRGE; this is translated from the coding sequence ATGTTCGTCCTGGTAACCGCCGTGATATTGACCCTCCACACCGTTGCCGTCGCCTGGCCTCTAGGCGATCCTGCGTCCGTCGCGGCTCAAACAATCACGCTCGATCCGCCGGCGACCCCAAGTCTAACCCCCCCCGCGTCGCCCGGTGAGGACGACGGTGGCGAATTCGGCGGTGGCTTCGCATCGACGAAGGTCAACGAACCCGACACCCGTTCCTTCTTGAATTGGATGATCGAAGCCTCCGGCCCGATCGGCTGGTTGATCCTGTTTCTCTCGTTCTATTTAGTCGCGTTGGTGATCTGGATGGCACTCAAGCTCCGCCGCGAGGTGGCCATCCCATCAGGTTTGGTGCGCGAATTGGAGGAGTTGCTGGACCAGAAAGCTTACTCCGACGCCTTTCAGCGGATCTCGGCTGACGACTCTTATCTGGCCCGGTGTCTGGCCGCCGGCCTGCGCAAGCTGCCCTCGGGGCCAGCCGCGGCTCGTCGCGCGATGGAGACCGCCAACGAGGACGTGGCGATGGAGTTCGAGCATCGCATCACCTATCTGGCGACCGTGGGCACTCTGGGTCCGATGATCGGCCTAGTGGGCACTGTCTATGGCATGATCATCAGCTTCCGGGTCATCGCCACCGCCGGAGCCGCGCCTCAAGCCTCCGACCTGGCAATGGGGATTTCCACCGCGCTGTTTGCCACCTTGGAGGGAGTCACGCTCTCAATTCCAGCGATCTATTTCCACGCGTTGTTCCGCAACAAGATCGCTCGGCTCTCGCTGGATGTCGAAACGACCGGCGAACACCTCTTCGAGCGATTCGCCAAAGGCTATCGCGCGCCACACCCTCTGGCCGCGGGCGGCGTCGTGGCGGGCGGCGGCCACCCTGGTCCCGTGGGAAGCTTCGGCGCGGCGAGCTTGCCTTCCCCCCGCGCCGGCGACGATGAAACCCGCGCTGGTCATCGGGGCGAATGA
- a CDS encoding ABC transporter permease, with translation MIPLKYNTRNLRARWVNTLATVLVTAVVVLCSCALFGLVDGLRGSLRLSGDPLDLIVLRSGSSNELNGGFDQPKADLIKTLEGIERDETGRPLCSSELVYIPSMKRVNGSRANVTFRGIELPEDGGTPPAMKLRRDFQIVQGRGLKGGLNECLVSARMAGRFVGTRLGETLVISDNEQYQVVGLFTAGGGAAESEIWLDLTTLQRNTYTEGTISSVQLRAVSPEARDQLRAILADDVRFKLDGVPEPEFYEKQTRAAGVLFGTGLVIAILLSFGALFAAANTMYAAVASRTREIGTMRAIGFSRMSILVSFLIESILLCGLGGLIGLLATLPLTSLTLSTVNNFSEATFQFRIGPLVMGGAFLITLAVGVLGGLFPAMRALRLDVIAALRSL, from the coding sequence ATGATTCCGCTCAAGTACAACACCCGCAACCTCCGAGCCCGCTGGGTCAACACGTTGGCCACCGTGCTGGTGACGGCGGTGGTGGTGCTTTGCTCGTGCGCCCTGTTCGGCCTAGTGGATGGGTTGCGGGGCAGTCTGCGGCTCTCGGGCGACCCTCTGGACCTGATCGTGCTACGCTCGGGGTCCTCTAACGAACTCAACGGTGGCTTCGACCAACCCAAGGCCGACCTCATCAAGACCCTCGAAGGCATCGAACGCGACGAGACAGGCCGCCCCTTGTGTTCCTCCGAACTGGTGTACATCCCCTCGATGAAGCGGGTTAACGGCTCGCGGGCTAACGTCACCTTCCGGGGGATCGAACTGCCCGAGGATGGCGGAACGCCTCCGGCCATGAAGCTGCGCCGCGACTTTCAAATCGTTCAGGGTCGCGGCCTCAAAGGGGGACTCAACGAGTGTCTGGTTAGCGCCCGCATGGCGGGACGGTTCGTGGGAACCCGCTTGGGAGAAACCCTGGTCATTTCCGACAACGAGCAGTATCAGGTCGTCGGGCTGTTCACCGCTGGAGGAGGCGCGGCGGAAAGTGAAATCTGGCTCGACCTCACGACCCTGCAGCGCAACACCTACACCGAGGGGACGATTTCCAGCGTGCAGTTGCGGGCCGTCTCGCCGGAGGCGCGGGATCAATTACGCGCGATCCTAGCCGACGATGTGCGATTCAAACTCGACGGCGTGCCCGAGCCGGAGTTCTACGAGAAACAGACCCGGGCCGCCGGCGTGTTGTTCGGCACCGGGTTGGTGATCGCCATTCTGTTGAGCTTCGGCGCGTTGTTCGCGGCGGCCAACACCATGTACGCAGCGGTCGCCAGCCGAACCCGCGAGATCGGCACCATGCGAGCCATCGGCTTTTCGCGCATGAGCATCCTGGTCTCGTTTCTGATCGAGTCGATTCTGCTCTGCGGCCTAGGGGGGCTGATCGGCTTGCTGGCCACCCTGCCCCTCACCAGTCTGACACTTTCCACTGTCAACAACTTTAGCGAGGCGACGTTCCAGTTCCGGATTGGTCCCCTGGTGATGGGGGGCGCGTTCCTGATCACGCTGGCCGTCGGGGTGCTGGGCGGCCTCTTCCCGGCCATGAGAGCGCTGCGGCTGGATGTGATCGCCGCCCTGCGTTCGCTCTGA
- a CDS encoding ABC transporter permease codes for MTASDATNPTPAQLLELARDPINLFVLVSLLAMLVAFLVAFSQVRFWGLILRNVWRNKARAALTIGSTVVCMGLMMLLLAFITVQNASVSSLRAYNRIVTMSSQGFGQVVPIKYVSDIETEFAEWIVAATPYSWYGGKLGEEQLPFAQFAVDPAKFVQIYTEYEIPEDQKQAWLNDPAGCLIGYKIAEDRGYKIGDTIPLVSDIYEFPLELTVRAIYRAPAATSQRVCFFHWNYLEEGLKTKAEGRNAGNAGVVVTKCREARAMPELCARIDGLNASSQYPTRTQTEEAFAAQFAEFLGDLPTIIRNIGMAVVFVLVCVAGNTMAMAIRERVVELSVMRALGFVRRQVFLLVLIESLALTLIGGVIGAIGTKLWLDWFDVSKYAGGFVAAFYVTWPTALAGLSVAFWVGLLSGVPAAARAASIPVVAGLRKVV; via the coding sequence ATGACCGCCAGCGACGCGACCAACCCCACGCCGGCCCAGCTGCTCGAACTGGCCCGCGACCCAATCAACCTGTTCGTGCTGGTAAGCCTCCTGGCGATGCTCGTCGCCTTCCTCGTGGCCTTCAGCCAAGTGCGGTTCTGGGGCCTCATCCTACGCAACGTCTGGCGCAACAAGGCCCGCGCGGCCCTGACGATCGGCTCGACCGTGGTGTGCATGGGCCTCATGATGCTGCTGTTAGCGTTCATCACGGTGCAGAACGCCTCGGTCAGTTCGCTCCGGGCGTATAACCGCATCGTGACTATGAGTTCGCAAGGCTTTGGCCAGGTGGTGCCGATTAAATATGTCTCGGACATCGAAACCGAGTTCGCCGAGTGGATCGTAGCCGCCACGCCCTATTCGTGGTACGGCGGCAAGCTCGGGGAGGAACAGCTGCCGTTCGCCCAATTCGCGGTGGATCCCGCCAAATTCGTTCAAATCTACACCGAATATGAGATTCCCGAGGACCAGAAGCAAGCCTGGCTGAACGACCCGGCGGGCTGCCTGATCGGCTACAAAATCGCTGAGGATCGGGGCTACAAGATCGGCGACACAATTCCGCTGGTTAGCGATATTTACGAGTTCCCGCTCGAACTGACGGTCCGGGCGATCTATCGCGCGCCGGCGGCGACCTCGCAACGGGTCTGCTTCTTCCACTGGAACTATCTGGAGGAGGGGCTCAAGACCAAAGCGGAGGGCCGCAACGCGGGCAACGCGGGCGTGGTGGTGACCAAGTGCCGCGAGGCGCGGGCGATGCCAGAGTTGTGCGCGCGAATCGACGGCCTGAATGCCTCTAGCCAGTATCCGACCCGAACCCAAACCGAGGAGGCGTTCGCCGCTCAGTTCGCCGAGTTCCTGGGGGATTTGCCCACAATCATCCGCAACATCGGCATGGCGGTGGTCTTCGTGTTGGTCTGCGTGGCGGGCAATACCATGGCGATGGCGATTCGTGAGCGGGTGGTGGAGCTCTCGGTGATGCGGGCCCTTGGCTTCGTCCGCCGCCAGGTGTTCCTGTTGGTGCTGATCGAGTCGCTGGCACTGACCTTGATCGGCGGCGTGATCGGAGCGATCGGGACCAAGCTCTGGCTGGATTGGTTCGACGTGTCCAAATACGCCGGTGGGTTTGTGGCGGCCTTCTACGTCACGTGGCCGACCGCGTTAGCCGGCTTGTCGGTGGCGTTCTGGGTCGGCCTGCTCAGTGGTGTGCCGGCCGCGGCCCGCGCGGCCTCGATTCCGGTTGTTGCCGGGTTGCGCAAGGTGGTCTAG
- a CDS encoding ABC transporter ATP-binding protein — protein sequence MTGSDWAIELREVSKTYHRDQFEVPVLDRLNLEVEEGEFLALMGPSGSGKTTLLNLIAGLDFATEGEVIVHGQDLGVLSEDEITRWRGENVGFIFQTYNLVPVLTAFENVELPLLLTNLPRSRRRRNVATALKVVGLGDRMDHYPRQLSGGQEQRVSIARAIVTDPYLIVADEPTGDLDRHSAEEILDLLEILNREFEKTIVMVTHDPRAAERARRILRLDKGQLVGDDTRSSHDHDHGPREVALASSQVNGEDRSS from the coding sequence ATGACTGGATCCGACTGGGCGATCGAACTCAGGGAGGTCTCCAAGACCTACCACCGCGACCAATTTGAAGTCCCCGTGCTGGATCGTCTTAATTTGGAGGTCGAGGAGGGGGAGTTTCTAGCCCTGATGGGTCCCTCTGGCTCAGGGAAAACGACCCTGTTGAACCTGATCGCCGGCCTTGACTTCGCCACCGAGGGCGAGGTGATCGTCCACGGTCAGGATCTGGGAGTCCTTTCGGAGGACGAGATCACCCGCTGGCGGGGTGAAAACGTCGGCTTCATCTTCCAGACCTACAACCTCGTGCCAGTGCTGACGGCGTTCGAGAATGTCGAATTGCCGCTGCTTCTAACGAACCTGCCTCGATCACGTCGTCGCCGCAACGTCGCTACCGCCCTCAAGGTAGTCGGCCTGGGCGACCGGATGGACCACTACCCCCGCCAGCTTTCCGGCGGCCAGGAACAACGAGTTTCGATCGCTCGGGCTATCGTCACCGACCCCTACTTGATCGTGGCTGACGAACCGACCGGCGACCTCGACCGCCACAGCGCTGAGGAAATCCTCGATCTGTTAGAGATCCTCAACCGGGAGTTCGAGAAAACCATCGTGATGGTCACCCATGACCCCCGCGCTGCCGAACGGGCCCGACGAATCCTGCGTTTGGACAAAGGCCAGTTGGTGGGCGACGACACCCGCTCAAGCCATGACCACGACCACGGCCCTCGGGAGGTCGCCTTGGCCTCCTCCCAGGTCAACGGGGAGGACCGATCGTCATGA
- a CDS encoding efflux RND transporter periplasmic adaptor subunit, which yields MALESASSAPSGSLREQLASLRIDRDRVVISRPKPATRSGRKAVPTNGTISALSGPEPPDSRLVIDEARAAMIREAVEQLRLDRSSSFRPRSRRSSQPPLSGPSASSPANWSSSSPSPSPASPAAESDRNGRDVIPPKPPWERDTVQPAPRPATRSAPRPRRRRSWGFQLLSLMLWMIPLAILAALASQAYRYYDARLPKFEVTVAVAQKMTQAEAQKILSAKGYIKARRQTMVGAMSPGRIERILVSEGMKVGEGELLAVLEHNELDALLKSREAMIEQKKAELEEAQTALEDRRRKEERLRTLSSRRSVPIEEFEDAVYQTRMAASRVEALKAAIRLMEASAQETRETIRNMEIRAPFTGTILTKDAEVGETLTPGGMGAASGRGSVVNLADLTDLEVETDVAESLLARLQPGQPAEVSVAAVPNRRYQGRLRQIIQLGDRARGTIKVKVELLDEDERLFPELAATVNFLPIPPDFDPNDPAASFERAGIQAAAEPEVFVPRAAVFDENGEPRVWVVDENSRVNKVALQVAPAPNAPTQWKVEQGLQGGERVVLNPPAELRPGMLVKLPE from the coding sequence ATGGCTCTGGAGTCGGCGTCCTCCGCGCCGTCCGGTTCGCTCCGCGAGCAACTCGCCTCGCTACGAATCGACCGAGACCGTGTGGTGATCTCCCGCCCCAAACCCGCCACTCGCTCTGGTCGGAAGGCCGTTCCAACGAATGGGACGATTTCAGCATTGTCCGGCCCCGAACCTCCCGACTCTCGTTTGGTGATCGACGAGGCCAGGGCGGCGATGATCCGCGAGGCGGTTGAGCAACTGCGGTTGGATCGCTCGTCCTCGTTCCGCCCGCGATCTCGACGGTCCTCCCAACCTCCCCTCTCCGGCCCTTCCGCGTCCTCCCCGGCCAACTGGTCATCGTCCTCTCCCTCTCCTTCTCCCGCGTCACCCGCTGCTGAATCGGATCGCAACGGCCGCGACGTGATTCCTCCCAAACCTCCTTGGGAACGCGACACGGTTCAGCCCGCCCCGCGTCCGGCAACCCGATCGGCCCCGCGTCCTCGGCGTCGGCGGAGTTGGGGATTTCAGTTGCTTAGCTTGATGCTCTGGATGATCCCGCTGGCGATCTTGGCGGCCCTGGCCTCCCAGGCGTATCGCTATTACGACGCCCGGCTGCCCAAGTTTGAGGTGACCGTCGCCGTCGCTCAGAAGATGACCCAAGCGGAGGCGCAAAAGATTCTCAGCGCTAAGGGTTACATCAAGGCGCGTCGGCAAACCATGGTCGGGGCCATGAGTCCGGGGCGGATCGAGCGCATTTTGGTCAGCGAGGGAATGAAGGTTGGCGAAGGGGAACTGCTTGCCGTTCTGGAACACAACGAACTCGACGCGCTGCTGAAATCCCGCGAGGCGATGATCGAGCAAAAGAAGGCGGAACTGGAAGAGGCTCAGACTGCCTTGGAGGATCGTCGCCGTAAAGAGGAACGGTTGCGGACCCTGTCGTCGCGGCGCTCGGTGCCGATTGAGGAGTTTGAGGACGCGGTGTATCAGACCCGGATGGCCGCGTCGCGGGTCGAAGCGCTCAAGGCGGCGATCCGTCTGATGGAAGCGTCGGCCCAGGAGACCCGCGAGACGATCCGCAACATGGAAATCCGCGCGCCGTTCACCGGCACGATTTTGACCAAGGACGCGGAGGTGGGCGAAACACTGACCCCCGGCGGCATGGGCGCGGCCTCGGGTCGAGGCTCGGTGGTCAATCTGGCCGACCTAACCGACCTGGAAGTGGAAACCGACGTGGCGGAGAGTCTGCTGGCCCGGCTCCAACCTGGTCAACCGGCCGAGGTGTCGGTGGCCGCGGTGCCCAACCGCCGCTATCAGGGTCGGTTGCGGCAAATCATTCAACTGGGCGACCGCGCTCGGGGCACGATCAAGGTCAAGGTCGAACTGCTCGACGAGGACGAACGCCTGTTTCCCGAACTGGCCGCGACCGTCAACTTCTTGCCCATTCCCCCCGACTTCGACCCCAACGACCCGGCCGCCTCCTTCGAGCGGGCCGGAATCCAAGCCGCTGCCGAGCCCGAGGTGTTTGTGCCGCGCGCTGCGGTCTTCGACGAAAACGGCGAGCCGCGGGTCTGGGTGGTGGACGAGAATTCCCGGGTCAACAAGGTCGCTCTCCAAGTCGCTCCCGCCCCCAACGCCCCCACCCAGTGGAAGGTCGAGCAGGGATTGCAAGGCGGCGAACGCGTTGTTCTCAACCCTCCGGCGGAACTCCGACCCGGCATGCTGGTCAAACTGCCCGAGTAA
- a CDS encoding S8 family peptidase: MTSRRRSRFRACSEVTWLEPRRLLSGTAEVSGLVGVEGASSISPTTSSGVDYEVVVETGPVGGFRRDPDLLVAFQAGGAVRDRAVERIEALGGVVEFDRTLRGLAVVTLPEGASPHRWARRISSWPEVRFAEPNQRIQAATTVPNDPLLTSNWGLDPNARFGVDAVRAWSITTGSESVVVAVIDSGIDLNHPEFAGQLWVNPGEIGGTRRDDDGNGFVDDVHGWNFVANSPNVQDDLGHGTHVAGIIAARGGNGEGIAGVAHGVRLMPLKFLDFDGSGTVQNAARAIYYAVDNGARIINASWSGGPRSAVLEQALRYAEARGVVFVTAAGNEGVAIGSRQPIYPASYAVGNVVAVASIDPGGRLSSFSNHGNTVAIAAPGRNIVSTWLGGGYRALTGTSMAAPFVSGTLALVASAYPSLGGRQLIQRVLTTVKPLLNTPGRSIRTGLVDADNALTGVVQRTAASQTPRRLGDNAARPARRSMTPPRLRMAEFTLRGPLPPASLSDWPSAAFRTTAATMFTPPNSAPPVLASLRASSSSALATAAFPALGLRRFGLTHHARS; encoded by the coding sequence ATGACCTCACGCCGACGTTCACGGTTTCGCGCTTGTTCCGAAGTCACCTGGTTGGAACCGCGTCGCCTGCTCAGCGGAACGGCAGAGGTGTCGGGATTGGTTGGCGTCGAGGGGGCGTCGTCCATTTCTCCAACCACGTCGTCTGGGGTCGATTATGAGGTGGTCGTGGAGACTGGTCCGGTGGGTGGGTTCCGCCGTGATCCTGACTTGCTGGTCGCGTTCCAAGCCGGGGGAGCGGTTCGGGATCGGGCAGTGGAACGGATCGAGGCGCTGGGAGGCGTGGTGGAGTTCGACCGGACCCTGCGGGGTCTAGCCGTGGTGACGCTGCCGGAGGGAGCCAGCCCGCATCGATGGGCCCGGCGGATCAGCTCCTGGCCTGAGGTGCGGTTTGCCGAACCAAACCAGCGAATTCAAGCGGCGACGACGGTGCCCAACGACCCCCTACTGACTTCCAACTGGGGATTGGATCCCAACGCCCGTTTTGGCGTGGACGCAGTCCGCGCCTGGTCGATCACCACCGGGTCGGAGTCGGTGGTGGTGGCAGTGATCGACTCGGGGATCGACCTAAACCATCCCGAGTTTGCCGGTCAGCTTTGGGTCAACCCCGGCGAGATCGGCGGCACTCGGCGTGACGACGACGGCAACGGCTTTGTGGACGATGTTCACGGCTGGAATTTCGTGGCCAACTCGCCCAACGTGCAAGACGACCTCGGCCACGGCACCCATGTTGCCGGAATTATCGCCGCGCGGGGTGGCAACGGCGAGGGGATCGCCGGGGTCGCCCACGGCGTCCGGCTTATGCCGCTCAAGTTCCTCGACTTCGACGGCTCGGGGACCGTTCAGAATGCCGCCCGCGCGATTTATTACGCGGTGGATAACGGCGCGCGGATCATCAATGCTAGCTGGTCGGGCGGTCCCCGCAGCGCGGTGTTGGAACAGGCGTTACGCTACGCTGAGGCGCGCGGGGTGGTGTTTGTGACCGCCGCGGGCAACGAGGGGGTGGCAATTGGGAGCCGTCAACCAATTTATCCGGCCAGCTACGCCGTGGGTAACGTGGTGGCGGTGGCCTCGATCGACCCCGGCGGCCGGCTCTCCTCCTTCTCTAACCACGGCAACACCGTAGCGATCGCCGCGCCGGGGCGTAACATCGTCAGTACCTGGCTGGGTGGCGGCTACCGCGCTCTGACCGGCACCTCGATGGCGGCCCCGTTCGTCAGCGGCACCCTAGCGCTGGTGGCCTCGGCGTATCCCTCCCTGGGTGGTCGTCAATTGATTCAGCGGGTGCTAACCACTGTCAAGCCGCTGCTCAACACACCGGGACGCTCAATCCGCACCGGCCTCGTGGACGCCGACAACGCCCTGACCGGGGTCGTCCAACGCACTGCCGCGTCACAGACTCCCAGGCGTCTAGGCGACAACGCGGCCCGCCCAGCGCGTCGCTCGATGACTCCGCCGCGTCTGCGTATGGCCGAGTTCACCCTTCGCGGCCCCCTTCCGCCGGCATCCCTTTCCGATTGGCCTTCAGCGGCGTTCCGAACGACGGCGGCGACGATGTTCACGCCGCCGAACTCCGCTCCACCCGTCCTGGCGTCCTTGCGAGCTTCCTCCTCCTCGGCGCTAGCCACCGCCGCTTTCCCCGCTCTTGGTCTTCGCCGCTTCGGCTTGACTCACCACGCACGCAGCTGA